In the genome of Dermatobacter hominis, the window CGTCGTCGCGCTGGCCGCCGGGGCGCTCCCCGTCGCGGCGCAGCAGACCGATCCCACGCCGCCACCGGAGCCGCCGCCCTCGATCGAGCCGCCCGGGGTCTACGTCGACCAGCTCCCCGGGCCGGGCATCCAGGCGGCGGCCACGGGCCTCACCATGCTCGTCGGTGCCGGTTCGAGCGCCGGCGGGCAGCCCGCTCGTGCGCTCGAGCTCTCCTCGGTCGGCGAGTTCGAGGACATGGTGCAGGACCCGAGCGCTGCGCTCTCCAGCGCCGTCACCCAGTACTTCGACCAGGGCGGCCAGACGGCGATGGTGCAGCTGGTCGCCGACGAGTCTGATGGCTCGCTCACGGCCGCGGTGTCCGGGCCGGTGGCCGAGCAGAAGAACTGGGACATCCTGGTGGTGCCCGCGATGGGAGCGCTCGACGTCGCGCCCTGGACCCAGCTCGCCCAGACCATGGGAGCGGTCGCGAGCGCCGGCCAGGCGGTCGCCCTGCTGGACCCGCCCTCCTCGGTCGTGCAGGCCGGTGACCCGAACTGGGTCGCCGCGCTCACCGCGGTGACGGCACCCCTGCGGCAGTCGCCGTCGGCGACCTCCATGGCGATGCTCTCGTCGCCGCTGGTCGACGACGGCCAGGCCGTGTCGAGCGCAGCGGTGTTCGCCGGCATGAACGTCGCGATGGACTCGGAGGTCGGGGTCTGGGCACCCACGGGAGGAGTGGGGCAGCCGCTCACCGGTCCTGCGCCGGTGGTCGTCGCCGACAACGCCGACGCCGAGGCCCTGCGTGAGGGCGGCGTCAACCCGATCATGTCGCTCCCGGGAGCGGGCGTCGTCGTCTTCGGCGACCGCACGATGGCCCGGTCGTTCGACGCCACGCAGTACCTGTCCTGTGAGCGCACGCTCGACATGCTCCGCAACACCATCGACGCCGCGTTGCAGACCTACGTCTTCCAGCGCAACGATCCGCAGACGTGGGCCGCCGTGTCCGCCTCGCTCGACGACTTCCTCACTCCGCTGTGGCAGCAGGGCGCGCTGCACGGTCCCTCGTCCAGCGTGGCGTTCGACGTCACCGTGGGCCCCGGATCCGGACCGGCCGCAGCCGCGTCCGATGTCATGGACGTCGGCGTCACGGTGTCGCTCGCGCCGGGCCAGCCGATCGCGCTCGACTTCACCCAGCAGATGCAGTCGTCCTGACCGGTCCGACCCCGCGGGCGGCGCGCGTTAGCTTCCGGCGGATGTCGCAGCAGTTCGGTGGGCGCATCGGTCGGACCCTCGAGGAGTCGGAGGCCTGGTGGCCACCGATCGACGACGGGGCGAGACGTCCGAACGTCCTCGTCATCCTGCTCGACGACGTCGGCTACGCGCAGCTCGGCTGCTACGGCTCAGACATCGCGACGCCGACCTTCGACCGCCTCGCGGCCGGTGGTCGCCGGTTCTCGAACTTCCACACGACGGCGCTGTGCTCGCCGACCCGGGCGTGCCTGCTGACCGGGCGCAACCA includes:
- a CDS encoding phage tail sheath C-terminal domain-containing protein — translated: MRARVALAAAVVASVVALAAGALPVAAQQTDPTPPPEPPPSIEPPGVYVDQLPGPGIQAAATGLTMLVGAGSSAGGQPARALELSSVGEFEDMVQDPSAALSSAVTQYFDQGGQTAMVQLVADESDGSLTAAVSGPVAEQKNWDILVVPAMGALDVAPWTQLAQTMGAVASAGQAVALLDPPSSVVQAGDPNWVAALTAVTAPLRQSPSATSMAMLSSPLVDDGQAVSSAAVFAGMNVAMDSEVGVWAPTGGVGQPLTGPAPVVVADNADAEALREGGVNPIMSLPGAGVVVFGDRTMARSFDATQYLSCERTLDMLRNTIDAALQTYVFQRNDPQTWAAVSASLDDFLTPLWQQGALHGPSSSVAFDVTVGPGSGPAAAASDVMDVGVTVSLAPGQPIALDFTQQMQSS